TTGTGCCGTAATTTACCTTTTTGTATTCTGACAAGCATATGGGCTATTTTCAAGCATACATACAGGGTGTGCTTTTTTTGTGCCCAAAATTAAACCTTTATTGGGAGGAACTATGATTAATATTGAAGATTACGGATTTGAATATAAAGATGTTATTGAAGCGTCGGATATTCCGGCAAGGATTACTGCAGTCCATAAGGAACGTTATACTATGGTCTGCAAATACGGTGAAATAAAGGGCATACTGAAATCAGGATTATATTTTAACGGTTCTTATGCGGATTTTCCCGCAGTAGGAGACTTTGTTTTAATAAATTACAACGATAAAGGCGATAGCCTTATTATTAAAACATTGCCCAGAAAATCTTATTTTACAAGGAGCAATAATTTCGGAAAGCTTGGGGAACAGGCTATCGCCGCCAATTTTGACTATGTGTTTATACTGATGTCTTTAAATAAGGATTTTAATATCGCAAGGCTTGAACGCTATATGGCGATAGCATGGCAAAGCGGCGGAATACCCGGGGTTATATTGACAAAGGCAGATTTATGCCAAGATGCCGAAAGCTATGTCGCCGAAGCGGAAAGTTCGGCCCCGGGAGTTGATGTTATCTCTGTAAGCGCCTTAACAAGAGACGGCATAGATCGGATAAAAAGCCTATTAAAACCCCGTAAAACGGCAATTTTTCTCGGCTCTTCAGGGGTCGGAAAATCTACTCTTATAAACTGCATAGCCGAAGAAGAACTGATGAAGACCGGAGACATACGGCAGGAGGATTCAAAAGGAAGGCATACCACCACTTACAGGCAGTTAATCATGACCAAGGAAAAATTCATGATTATAGATACCCCCGGCATGAGGGAAATAGGCCTATGGGATGCTATGGAAGGTTTAAGTGAAGCCTTTTTAGACATATCTGCTTTAGAAAAAAGCTGCCGTTTTTCTGACTGCACCCATACAAAGGAGCCAGGCTGTGCTATTATTGAAGCCTTGGAAAATGGAAGCTTAAGCCCTGACAGATGGAAAAACTATCAAAAACTTAAAAATGAAAATCTTCGAAGCGAAGACAAAATGGCCTATTTGAGAATGTGGAGAGAAAAAATAAGAACCATGGAAAAAAGCCAGCGGCATGCCTATAAGAATAGAAACAAAAGATAATCAAATCCCCGGTGAAATTATTTTGCCGGGGGTTCTTATTTATATTTGTAAGTACAGCGGAAACATGTTACTATGTTTTATGAATATAAGGGATTAAGCATAAAACTTATGAAAAGCTTTAAAGAAGGTAAAAATCGATTCCATACAATCGCACTTCTTGATAATTTCATTAAAAAGTGAAGTTATCTACAGTAATTTGCTTAAACAATGAAAATATCAGATTGCCGGCTATTGCTGTAATTATGCAAGGCACGCAGACTTAATTAAATAAAGATAAAAATCTATTTTCCATGATTTAAAAAGATGGATTGACTTAGGAAATATAATGGAATTATGTTTTCATAATAAGAAATGCTGTGCGGAAACATGTAAATTCATAGAAAAGCTGTTTTACATAATATTATTTATACGAAGTAAAGATGAAAAGTTGTACAAGGATAGCTTGCAAATAGCCTTTTAAAAGGGCATTTTCTCATTGTTAACAAGCAAGTTCTTATCTTTGTTAATAAGGTTTATATTTTTAGGAATATATTTATAAATGAAATTATAGTAAATTTCCTATGAAATAATAACCGAATGATGTTGGCATTCGCCCAACAGGCATCATCTTCGAAGGCCGAAACCTGCAACTATTGTTTCAGTTTAAATTGATTATAAACAAGCATTCATTTTTATCTGAATTATAGTATATAGTAAATTTAAAATTAAATAGTAAGAAAGCCGTATATTTATGCAGACTCAAGAATATACCGTTTCCGAAGGAAACCTGTGTTTTTGAATCTATAGTGAATAGGTTTTGTTGCTTCTTTATGGGAAATTTACTATAACCATAGCTTCTACCTATATATTTTCCTTTGAGAAATGCAGGAGTAAACAAATCAAAATATTATTTTACGGAAGGGTCATATGAATAAAAAATATATTAAAGGGTATTTATTTGTATTCATAGCGGCGGTGCTCTGGAGCTTATCCGGCGTTCTTATAAAAACCGTTCATGCAAGCGCTATCTGGATTTCTCTTATACGGTCTGTTGTTGCTTCATTTCTGCTGTTTCCGTTTTTCTTGAGAAAAAAAGTTGAGCCTGTTAAATATCTCATCATAACGGGAGTATTGTATTTTATATTTATAAGCGTCTTTACCATAACCACAAAAATAGGAAGCTCTGCAATGGCAGTAGCCATGCAGTATTCTGCCCCTATATATCTTATGGCCTATGAAGCCATAAAGGATAAAAAAATCCAGCCTCGAAAAATCCCTGTATTTATTCTTTTTCTTATAGGCATTATCCTATGTGTTTTAGACGGCTTAAATGCGGCTTCTCCTCTTTCTATTTTAACGGGAATCATCGTAGGCATTTCATTTCTGCTATATAGCATTAATTTAAAAAACATAAATAAAGGCAGTGCTTTAGGAATTGTGGGCGGTGTAAACCTTGTATCCGTAATATTTTTTCTTTCAGCGCTTCCTTTTGACCTAAACCCCATGCCTAAGGGTATATCCGATATTATGCCTATTGTTTTTGCCGGAATATTTATATCGGCGGTATCCTATGCCGTATATGGAGAAGGCCTTAAAAAAATCCCCGTTGAATCAGCTCTTATAATTGCAATGGCAGAACCTCTGCTGAATCCTGTATGGGTGTATTGGGCAACAGAATATATCCCGCCTTTATTTACAATACTGGGCCTTCTATTTATCCTCATAGGGGTATGTGTATCTATTTATCTTCCTGGGGATAAGACAATCGAAAAGGAAGAAGAAATTATATAAAAACTAAAAATATAAAAGGCTTTCTTTTATGCTATTTGCAGAGAGAAGGCCTTTTATTTTTTCATTTTTTATTATGTGGAATACCTTCTGTACCCCTCGTGCAAAGATTAACAGCAAAGCTTCCTTTAAGCCCTTTTTCTGTTATGCTATTACTCTGTGACCTCTATGGGAAACAGCGATATTGAGGTAAGGTTTAACCCAATGCTGTCATTTTAATCCACACCTTTTAAAATAACAAAGTTTAACTTTTCCCTTCAAACTCTGTATTGCATATAGGGCATTTTATCATTACCTTGCCCTTTCCCTTGGGTATACGTACTGTTTTTTTACAGGAGGGGCAGGTGTAGAAGCGATGGGTTTTTCTTTGGGAAATCCTTATTTTTTTATTAGCAATCCACTTGTCTATTTTCCTTTTCTTGTTTAAATAAAAAATATTTTCCTTAAATCTTTTACTTATATCACGGCTGAAAACCCTAAAGTATTCGTATACTATAACAACAAGACCCAAATATGTAAAATAACGGGAGATGAAAATTCCAAGTATCAGCAATATAAAAACCAATGCATTTAAAAAGCGATTGAAGTCATCTACCCCATAACGCCCTATCATAAAACGGCTAAACCTTAACCTTAATTTTTCTTTCAATATCCATCAGTCCTTCTGTATTGTATTTTATAAGCGTAAATTTATATATTTGAGATTTTAAACTATAGCTGCCAATAAAAGAGACAGCCTTAACGAAAAAATAATAATGCCTGAAGGCTGGAGCTTTTGACCCACAACTCTCGCGGAGACAACATATAAATACCAACCTCCTTACTTCATATTTTATATTTTAATCCGCATCCCTCGGCAAGAGATGACTCATGCTGAAAACGCTGGAGCTGCATCCGCACCTATTTCAATCCGCGTCTCTCTACCAGAGACGACGAGTTCGGGCAACGTTAGGTGGATTCTGGAATCTATTTCAATCCACATCCCTCTACCAGAGACGACACGGGTGGTACAGGCCCGTGTAATTGCCGTAGCCGAATTTCAATCCACGTCTCTCATAGAGAGACGACAATACCGCACAGGGACCGCCTGCAAATACGAGACTATTTCAATCCACTTATCCATATCAAAGTCCAATCTTATCTCTGCCGTATATTTAGAATTTATCATATACTTTTATACTATTAATAATACGTTTTTTGAACCTTATAGTCTAGTCAGTTTTTGCGGCCTATCTCCATATATATCCAAGTATTTCGGTTTCATATTTTAAATAGTAATTAGACCATATTACCCTTATAAAATTGATGAGCCTGTTAATCAGATGCCTATGTAATTACAGTACTTTATAGAAATACTTTCTTTAGCTAAATCTTGCAAAATCTAACTTTTTAAATTTTTGGCAAACCGCTTCCCTTCGTTTTCAAAGTTGCGCTGCATGTTTTTATTATGTTTTTTATAATAGGCGGCGGCTATGTCCTTTGATGAAATGTTATACTTCAGCAAGGTATCGTTAAAATACATCAGAACATCACACATTTCTTCTATAAGGGAAGCTTTAATCTCCTCATCGGATACAATAGCCTTTTCTCCGCATTTCTTAATAATATCAATGACCTCACCAACCTCTGCCATCATCCATAGTATTGAATCTCGTGCATATTCCGGCTCTAAAGGCGACCATGAGTCCTTATTTTTTTCCCAAAGATTGTATTGCATTTTAAGCATTTCCGAAAAGGATAAATCGTCCATTCCCCGTAAACCTCCTGTTTACCATTAAAGTTTTCTTAAATATCACAAACACAAAGCCCCTACTTGTCTTCAACAATTTTACCATGTATAATTTATCTATTAAATAGAAATCGTATTTATTTTATAGTAAATTTATTATGAAGAGCAGCAAAAGTCTATTCTCTTAAGGCATATGGTTACCAAACAAAAAACAAGTTTGATAAAGCTAAGAAAACCCTCACTTAAAAAAGATTTACAGGCTCACGCCTGTACCTTTTTCCAAGTCACTTCGTATAAAAATACCGATTTCCTTCGGAAACACAGTGAAATTGCCTTTATACTGCAATAGACACGGGCTTTCATATATAATCAAATAAAGGCAGTTAAAAAGCCGTTTATTCTATTTCTTCTAAAACGCATTTTTGAGCCTGGGTATAGTCAATTTACTTTTATACCTTTATAATCATTTGGCTTTAAGAGACATAAATAAGAGAAAAGCAAATTAACAATGCTGCTACTTCATATGAATTCAAGTGATATACGGCTGTGCTGCTGTTTAACTTTAAATTTGCTATAAACGAAGGCTATTTTTCATAATAAATTATAAAATACAGTATAATTAACAAATTCTGAGATATACGGTAAAAGATTAATTGAGAAGGAAGCTTGTTTTTACATCTTTTTTAAATTTACAGGGTATAAAATACCCTAAATAAGCTCTATGTGAAGTTTTTAAAAACTCAACGGCATTTATGCAATGAATTTGCTTCATTCTGCTAATTTTAAGGAAATTAAATATATAACCCTTTCAACTATAAAGCATCGTCTAAAACAGAATTTTTAAATATTGGAGGTCTCTATGGATAAAGGAATCACTCTAGGCTTTGACGGAAAAAATTATGAAATGCTGAATCAGGCATTAAAGAGCTTAATAGAAGATGAGACAGATGCCTTGGCCAATTTATGCAACAGCGCCGCACTCTTATTCTACAGCATGAAAGATATCAATTGGGCAGGATTTTATCTTTATAAAGAAAATCAATTAATATTAGGGCCTTTTCAAGGCAAGCCCGCATGTATAAGAATTCCTATGGGAAGAGGGGTTTGCGGTACAGCCGCTCATAAGAAAGAACCCGTAATCGTAGAAGACGTCCACCAATTTCCCGGGCATATTGCCTGTGACGGTGCTTCCCAGTCGGAAATCGTCCTGCCTATCATAAAGGACGGTATACTCTTTGGCGTATTGGATATCGACAGCCCCATAAAATCAAGATTTAACGAAAACGACCAGAAGGGTCTTCAAAGCTTTATCGATATCTTATCTATTTATGTTAAGTGGGATAGCTTGGTATAGCATTTATAATTAAGCAATTTGTAAAAGTGAGAAACGCTGTCTATTCGTAATAGTTTCAAATACCCATTTCATATGAAATGGGTATTTGAAAGTCAAAATAATCGTGCTTTGCACTCTTTTCTTTTATTTTATAGTTAATTTGCTTCTATTCCCAAGTAAATATTAGGTTTGAGAGGGCATAAAATGAGAGAAAAACAAATTGACTATGTACTGCTTCTTATTTAATCAACTATATGATAAAATTAAAAAGCCTTGCCATAAGCGTTTTATAGCAAGGCCTCTCATATGTGGAAATAGAAAAAGCATGCAACCTGTCTGTTTACATTTTGCAGAAAATTTATCCCATAAAATAAGTAGATTAATCTATCGGGTTGCCGTGCTTATCAAGGCCCAGAGAAGTTAAAACTTCTATTGCAGGCTGCCTATATCTTTCTAATATCGTTCCAGCAGAGCCATTAGGCTTGTCGTCTGCCGTTCTTTTGCCTGCAATTATTAAAGCTACATATAAATCTAACATAATACTATCTACTTCCTTTTTTTAAATATTACTTTTTAAGTCATTATTTATATTAATATCATTTTAAAGCCTCTGCATCTAATCTTTCATAAACTTCTGCTATGGCGGAGGCTAAAACTAAAATCATTTCTTTATTTTCCTCGGCGCTGAGGTTAGCGTTTATAATTAAATCCTTTAATTGGTCTAAAGTTGCAGGCGGTTCAGCATTATTTTCGGAATCATCAGAGGGAAGAAATGTATCGCTTTCTGCGTCATATAAATACCCTTCTTCTATATAATCAGGGGCTTCCTTTAGTATTATATCCGGGGCAAAGAGTGAGGCTTCCTCAAGTGAGGGATAAGGGGTAATCCAATGGACTTTATTTCCTAATATTTGAACTGTTTTCATAATATCACCTCTTTTATTAGTACATGACTATGCAGACGCCATCGGCTCCTTTGCCGCCAGCTCCATATCCAGCTCCGGAACAACTTCCACCGCCTCCAGCTCCATACCCAGTTCCACCTTGTCCTCTTCTTGAGCTGTTTCCGGGAGACGCAACTACGGCAGACGTGCCAAAGCCGCCTCCGCCTCCGCCACCTGAATACGTAGACAGCCCGGTTTCTCCACCAAGGGAATATCTGTGGTCACTTGACCTCGCCGCAGTACCTCCCATTGCGGCAATAGAGCCATTTGCTCTTAAACCGTTTGAACCGTCATTTCCTGAGCCTCCGCCTGCATTTTTTTTTGTTGTGGAATCATCTGCCCAGCCTCCAGCGCCGCCGCTACCCCCTTTGCCGCCAGTTCCTGGTGTGCTTCTATAGCCTCCTTCACCGCCAACTGCTGATAAGTATGCTCCAAAAGAGGTTATACCTCCGGAGTTGCCATTCTGTCCTGCTCCACCCTCAGGAGAGCCAGCGGCGCCACCTGTACCACCTACGCCGATGGTTATAGGAATTTCTTCTCCCTCATTTACACTCAAGTAAGCTTCTTGTATGACTCCGCTTCCACCGCCTCCGGCTCCGACGTTCTGAGCAAGGGCACCTCCACCCCCACCTCCTCCGCCGCCAATCATTATTACATGAACGACGGACACTCCGCGTGGAACTACGAACGTATCATCAGATGTAAAAATCTTAATTCTGTCGGTTATCAGTTCATTCAATGGCTTATTCAAATCACTATTTACCGCTTTCTTAATCTCTGCCCAACTCATGAAACCACTTCCTCTCTTATATTTCCGTATGCTTCAAAGACGGTATTCACTGTGCTTTGGTTTTTAATAGTTTCTCCGTCTTCCTGATATACTGTAACTGTGGCTGAAATGCTTTCATCTTCATTAAAAACCGTATGCCTTTCGGCAACTAAGATATTGTCAAGCTTTTTTCTTATAGTCTCTTTAATATTGCCGTCTTCAAGGAACTCTGTCGTTTTATCTACTTGACTTAAAGCCGCCAGATTATCAAAATCATAAGTCTGAAGCATTGCAATATCTGTCTTTGCAGAGCCGAACCAATAATCAAAATCATTCTTTCGGCTTGTGAGAGTTATTTCAAATTCTTTCCCCTGCGCCTGAAGCTGATTTTCAAAGCTTACCTCATAAAAATTCATTTTCTCTAAGAACTTATCCGTAAAGTCCTGATACATTTCCGCTGTATCTGCGGATATGAGGGAATCTATGATGCCGCATAAATTAGAATTCAGCCTTTCATCTGTTATATCAGCAGGCCTGATGACTGCGGCTCCGGCGGGAACGCGGATTTGAGCCAAAGAAATTTCATAGATATTATTGTTCCGGGTAAGCTGCGGAGCTGTAGGACTTAAGGAGGGGCTACCCGTTATAACAGCCGGGATAACCTTCCTTACGGCTATGGTCCTGTCGAGTCTTAATACTATCCTGTCTATCCTCGGAAGTTCGGGATTTGCAGCCGGGTGGGCTATGGTGTAGTAGCGTCCGCCTTCTATGTCGGATTCGGATTTGAAGAAATATCCGTTAATATTTGCATAGCCCTCGTCCATCTTGGTGTACATTCCGGCTCCGTCTGCTGTTATTTGAAGGCTGGTGCCGCCGTTTCTTATGCCGTTTCCCAAAAACATGCTGATATATTTGGCCCAATCCTCTGCCAGAAGCTCTCTGGGGTCTTCTTGTGTTGAGTCAAAATGACCGTACCAGATTTTTGCCATTTAATCACGTCCTTTCTTTTCAATGAAAGAGTTAGAGTAATATAAATTTAAAATTAATTCCTGTGCAATACACTTTTTACTGATTTTATAAAATGTAAAGCTCAATACTTGTAGCGGTAAAAAGTGATGCACTATATTGGCTTTGTTTTTATCTGATTACTGCCTTGGGTTTCAGGGCAGTATAGATATTCGGCAGGTCATAGCCGAATTTTATTTCATAGCTGTAGCCTGAATCTCTTTCCCATATTTCTTTTACTTCGGTTATTCTCGTATCCTCAGTGCTGTTGATTCTGCCGATATATACGCTTACCTTGTCCCCTAAAAAGAAATCCTCTTCAAAAATAAAAGCCCTTGGAAGGGCATCGGCTTCAATATGCTTTATTTCTTTAAATTCGGAAAGCTTCTGCTCTCCGTAATGGATAAGCTCCGTGATATCCTTTGCATTGCCGCAGTCAAGAAATTCTTCAAAGCGCCAAGCCCCTTCCGCTTCTCCGCCAAGGGTATAAATAAGCCTGTTTTCATCCTCCCCGCTTCCGCCGCATATGCCGGTGGTCCTGAAATTGCTGAAATCCTCCGTATAGGAATATTCTCCTATATTGCTATATTCCAGCTTAAATGTAACAGAGGAATTTTCTGTCTGGGAAAGGGTCCTGTCCGTCCCCTCATCAATATCGTACAGAATCATTTCTCTTTCCGGGTCAAAATAAGCCTTCCAGCCTATATCGTACATTTCTGCTATTTCTTGAATTACTTCTCCTAGGTTCTGATACCTTGCCTGCCATTTGGCAGTCTGGCCCCTGCCTGAATCTTCGGCTATTTCTATAAAGGGAATGTTTCTGCCGGAAATTGAGGAATTTGTTAAACTCCTTTTTAAATAGTGCTTTATAACAGTCTCTGCATTTCCTGATATTCTGTCCCAGCCGTAGGCTAAAGGATTTTCTGTTTTCGTAGGGGGAATTATGATTCTCTGGTTTGCAAAACCCTTTACAGTATCTCCGAATACAGAAATACTGGCTCCGTCTCTGCTTTCGTTTAATGTAAAGTATCTTATGATGCCCATTTTTTCCATATTGCCGTTTATGATAATGAAATTTCCCCTTTGGCAGAGCTTGCCGGCATAATTTTTTTC
This is a stretch of genomic DNA from Anaeropeptidivorans aminofermentans. It encodes these proteins:
- the rsgA gene encoding ribosome small subunit-dependent GTPase A, with protein sequence MINIEDYGFEYKDVIEASDIPARITAVHKERYTMVCKYGEIKGILKSGLYFNGSYADFPAVGDFVLINYNDKGDSLIIKTLPRKSYFTRSNNFGKLGEQAIAANFDYVFILMSLNKDFNIARLERYMAIAWQSGGIPGVILTKADLCQDAESYVAEAESSAPGVDVISVSALTRDGIDRIKSLLKPRKTAIFLGSSGVGKSTLINCIAEEELMKTGDIRQEDSKGRHTTTYRQLIMTKEKFMIIDTPGMREIGLWDAMEGLSEAFLDISALEKSCRFSDCTHTKEPGCAIIEALENGSLSPDRWKNYQKLKNENLRSEDKMAYLRMWREKIRTMEKSQRHAYKNRNKR
- a CDS encoding DMT family transporter, producing MNKKYIKGYLFVFIAAVLWSLSGVLIKTVHASAIWISLIRSVVASFLLFPFFLRKKVEPVKYLIITGVLYFIFISVFTITTKIGSSAMAVAMQYSAPIYLMAYEAIKDKKIQPRKIPVFILFLIGIILCVLDGLNAASPLSILTGIIVGISFLLYSINLKNINKGSALGIVGGVNLVSVIFFLSALPFDLNPMPKGISDIMPIVFAGIFISAVSYAVYGEGLKKIPVESALIIAMAEPLLNPVWVYWATEYIPPLFTILGLLFILIGVCVSIYLPGDKTIEKEEEII
- a CDS encoding MazG nucleotide pyrophosphohydrolase domain-containing protein, which codes for MDDLSFSEMLKMQYNLWEKNKDSWSPLEPEYARDSILWMMAEVGEVIDIIKKCGEKAIVSDEEIKASLIEEMCDVLMYFNDTLLKYNISSKDIAAAYYKKHNKNMQRNFENEGKRFAKNLKS
- a CDS encoding GAF domain-containing protein, which translates into the protein MDKGITLGFDGKNYEMLNQALKSLIEDETDALANLCNSAALLFYSMKDINWAGFYLYKENQLILGPFQGKPACIRIPMGRGVCGTAAHKKEPVIVEDVHQFPGHIACDGASQSEIVLPIIKDGILFGVLDIDSPIKSRFNENDQKGLQSFIDILSIYVKWDSLV
- a CDS encoding glycine-rich domain-containing protein, with product MSWAEIKKAVNSDLNKPLNELITDRIKIFTSDDTFVVPRGVSVVHVIMIGGGGGGGGGALAQNVGAGGGGSGVIQEAYLSVNEGEEIPITIGVGGTGGAAGSPEGGAGQNGNSGGITSFGAYLSAVGGEGGYRSTPGTGGKGGSGGAGGWADDSTTKKNAGGGSGNDGSNGLRANGSIAAMGGTAARSSDHRYSLGGETGLSTYSGGGGGGGFGTSAVVASPGNSSRRGQGGTGYGAGGGGSCSGAGYGAGGKGADGVCIVMY
- a CDS encoding siphovirus ReqiPepy6 Gp37-like family protein, which translates into the protein MACEIRIYDKDFNWVGTVKNAESIQFTRSFYGIGGFEIHIHPEKNYAGKLCQRGNFIIINGNMEKMGIIRYFTLNESRDGASISVFGDTVKGFANQRIIIPPTKTENPLAYGWDRISGNAETVIKHYLKRSLTNSSISGRNIPFIEIAEDSGRGQTAKWQARYQNLGEVIQEIAEMYDIGWKAYFDPEREMILYDIDEGTDRTLSQTENSSVTFKLEYSNIGEYSYTEDFSNFRTTGICGGSGEDENRLIYTLGGEAEGAWRFEEFLDCGNAKDITELIHYGEQKLSEFKEIKHIEADALPRAFIFEEDFFLGDKVSVYIGRINSTEDTRITEVKEIWERDSGYSYEIKFGYDLPNIYTALKPKAVIR